One genomic region from Bacteroidales bacterium WCE2008 encodes:
- a CDS encoding Glycosidase — protein MKRLLLAAVAAIVALAGCRSNVEKTVATHPEWAYNSVVYEINIRQFSEEGTFAAVEAQLPRLKELGVDVLWLMPMYKIGEEGRKGTLGSYYAISDYCSTNPEFGTMEDFQSLLDAAHSMGFKVILDWVANQTAPDHIWMTEKPADFYERDAEGNAIYEYDWTDTRSLNYGNKEVWAAQDSCMRFWLEKGVDGFRCDAAGEVPADFWYGILPGIRRDYPEIYLLAEAETPKLSSDNSEFEATYAWKLHHLLNDIAQGKAKASAIRKYVVEDDREMGKEGFRLMFTSNHDENSWSGSEFERMGDAANVMEVLCFTLPKGHPLIYTGQEVGVTRRIEFFEKDPVADWSENEYTAFFKTLVKMRHENPALQAGSRGGDIRFFDNVPEDVLAFSRSLGGNEVVVIANLSAQKQTVSLSLEGEYTSVFSGIGMASPKSVDLAPWGYMVLAKNSESPVGRVEPLSWWTGMKMPLQLMVKGDRIASCNVRIEGGKGVSVKSVTPGDSQDYLFVDVAISASAEPGTYDLVFSDGEREFSYPYRIEARAEGSAERKSFTTADMIYLVFPDRFANGDPANDSVKDMAEPGDRNLTGGRHGGDIQGIIDHLDYIAGLGATAIWSTPLLVDDEPEGSYHGYACGDYYHIDPRFGSNGLYREMVSKAHEKGLKVIMDIVTNHCGTAHWWMDDLPFKDWIHVFPEFTGSNVAFSTNMDPNASKYDLNLQESGWFVPSMPDMNLDNPFMLKYFQQWAIWWIEYSGLDGFRVDTYPYNEKVPMSKWCAAVLEEYPDFNIVGECWTSSHSQLAYWQAGNGNKDGFNSNLPTIMDFPLQEAIVAAMCERGDNPGWGQGMARVYDCLSHDFVYHDLSHMMIFLANHDHARLGDIFGSDPSKMKVALAMLATMRGIPQLYNGDEMMFKAFNGEQSDPARRVDFPGGWADDKTDLFSADGRKGVAAELHDYTARLFNWRKEKSVLHDGKTLHFLGRDNTYAYFRYNETEAVFVFVNNTGHDVIVPWDHYAEFVSGPVSATDVVSGMPVTLGPGLTVPAGTALIAEFDR, from the coding sequence ATGAAAAGACTTTTACTCGCCGCAGTTGCCGCGATCGTTGCGCTGGCAGGCTGCCGGAGCAATGTTGAAAAGACCGTTGCGACCCATCCTGAATGGGCCTATAATTCTGTGGTCTATGAAATCAATATACGCCAGTTCTCCGAAGAGGGCACGTTCGCTGCCGTCGAGGCGCAGCTCCCGAGACTCAAGGAACTCGGAGTCGACGTACTTTGGCTGATGCCTATGTATAAGATCGGCGAAGAGGGCCGTAAGGGTACGCTCGGCTCGTATTATGCCATCTCCGACTACTGCAGCACCAATCCTGAGTTCGGTACGATGGAGGATTTCCAGTCGCTTTTGGATGCCGCCCATTCCATGGGATTCAAGGTGATTCTCGACTGGGTCGCCAACCAGACTGCTCCGGACCATATATGGATGACGGAGAAACCGGCAGATTTCTACGAGAGGGATGCCGAAGGCAATGCCATATATGAGTATGACTGGACCGATACCCGCAGTCTCAACTACGGGAACAAGGAAGTCTGGGCAGCCCAGGACAGCTGCATGAGGTTCTGGCTGGAGAAGGGCGTGGACGGTTTCCGCTGCGATGCCGCCGGAGAAGTTCCTGCCGATTTCTGGTACGGAATCCTTCCTGGTATCCGCAGGGATTATCCAGAAATCTACCTGCTTGCAGAGGCCGAGACGCCGAAGCTCAGCAGCGACAATTCTGAATTTGAAGCTACTTATGCATGGAAACTGCACCATCTTCTCAACGACATAGCGCAGGGTAAGGCCAAGGCCTCTGCAATCCGCAAGTACGTCGTTGAAGATGATAGGGAGATGGGTAAAGAGGGTTTCCGTCTCATGTTTACGTCCAACCATGACGAGAACTCATGGAGCGGAAGCGAGTTCGAGCGTATGGGCGATGCCGCCAACGTGATGGAGGTGCTCTGCTTCACCCTTCCTAAAGGCCATCCGCTTATCTATACCGGACAGGAAGTAGGAGTTACCCGTCGTATCGAGTTCTTCGAAAAAGACCCTGTCGCCGACTGGTCGGAGAATGAGTATACTGCCTTCTTCAAGACTCTGGTGAAGATGCGCCATGAAAATCCGGCACTTCAGGCTGGATCCCGCGGCGGCGATATACGTTTCTTTGACAATGTCCCGGAAGACGTGCTTGCATTCAGCCGTTCTCTCGGTGGAAACGAAGTTGTCGTGATCGCCAATCTTTCGGCGCAGAAGCAGACAGTCAGCCTTTCTCTTGAAGGAGAATATACTTCTGTCTTTTCTGGCATCGGCATGGCTTCTCCGAAGTCGGTCGACCTCGCTCCATGGGGCTATATGGTCCTTGCGAAAAACTCTGAGTCACCGGTCGGAAGAGTCGAGCCTCTCAGCTGGTGGACCGGCATGAAGATGCCTCTCCAGCTTATGGTCAAGGGTGACAGAATCGCATCCTGCAATGTCCGTATAGAGGGCGGAAAGGGTGTCTCTGTCAAATCCGTAACTCCTGGCGACAGCCAGGATTATCTTTTTGTGGACGTCGCTATCTCTGCTTCGGCAGAGCCCGGAACTTATGATCTCGTCTTCTCCGACGGCGAGCGCGAGTTCAGCTATCCCTACAGGATAGAGGCAAGAGCTGAAGGTTCGGCTGAGCGTAAGAGTTTTACTACGGCGGACATGATATATCTGGTATTCCCAGACCGCTTCGCCAACGGCGATCCTGCCAACGATTCTGTCAAGGACATGGCTGAACCGGGCGACCGCAATCTCACCGGAGGCCGTCACGGCGGCGACATCCAGGGTATCATCGACCATCTGGACTATATCGCCGGTCTTGGCGCGACCGCCATCTGGAGCACTCCGCTTCTTGTCGACGACGAGCCTGAGGGTTCATATCACGGCTACGCCTGCGGCGACTATTACCATATCGACCCGCGTTTCGGCAGCAACGGACTTTATCGCGAGATGGTATCGAAGGCTCATGAAAAAGGCCTGAAGGTCATCATGGATATCGTCACCAACCATTGCGGAACTGCGCACTGGTGGATGGATGACCTGCCTTTCAAGGACTGGATCCACGTCTTCCCGGAGTTTACCGGCTCTAATGTGGCTTTCTCTACCAACATGGACCCGAACGCTTCGAAATATGACCTTAATCTTCAGGAGAGCGGCTGGTTCGTGCCTTCGATGCCTGACATGAATCTGGATAATCCGTTTATGCTGAAGTATTTCCAGCAGTGGGCGATCTGGTGGATCGAGTATTCCGGGCTGGACGGTTTCAGAGTTGACACTTATCCATATAATGAGAAGGTTCCTATGAGCAAGTGGTGTGCGGCCGTGCTCGAGGAATACCCTGATTTCAATATCGTAGGGGAGTGCTGGACTTCTTCTCACTCGCAGCTGGCCTATTGGCAGGCAGGGAACGGGAACAAGGACGGCTTCAATTCCAACTTGCCTACGATTATGGATTTTCCTCTCCAGGAGGCTATCGTAGCGGCCATGTGCGAGCGCGGTGACAATCCGGGGTGGGGACAGGGAATGGCCCGTGTCTATGACTGTCTGAGCCATGATTTCGTATATCATGATCTCTCGCATATGATGATCTTTCTGGCAAATCATGACCATGCCCGTCTCGGGGATATCTTCGGCAGCGATCCTTCGAAGATGAAAGTGGCGCTGGCCATGCTCGCTACCATGCGCGGAATCCCGCAGCTGTACAACGGCGACGAGATGATGTTCAAAGCATTCAATGGCGAGCAGAGCGATCCTGCCCGCAGGGTCGATTTCCCGGGCGGATGGGCCGATGACAAGACCGATCTTTTCTCTGCTGACGGCCGCAAGGGGGTAGCTGCCGAGTTGCATGACTATACCGCCAGGCTTTTCAACTGGCGCAAGGAAAAGTCTGTGCTGCATGATGGCAAGACTCTTCATTTCCTCGGCAGGGACAATACTTATGCTTATTTCCGTTACAATGAGACGGAGGCTGTATTTGTCTTCGTCAACAATACCGGCCATGATGTTATTGTCCCTTGGGACCATTATGCCGAATTCGTGTCCGGTCCGGTTTCTGCCACGGATGTGGTTTCAGGTATGCCTGTGACTCTCGGTCCTGGCCTGACAGTGCCTGCCGGGACTGCGCTTATTGCTGAATTTGACAGATAA